In Roseovarius arcticus, the genomic stretch TTCTCCAATGTTTGAAACGCAGCCCCTGCCTCACGCCATTCATTCAGATCCCCCATAAGTAGGGTTGGACGCCCTTCCATACCTCCGATCTTGTCGAGCAGCGCCCGTACCTGCGCCCTTCGGGACGCTTGCAGCAACCCAAGATGTGCGTTCACAACCCGCAATGGTCGCCCTGCGACGACCAGATCGGTCACCAGCGCCCCGCGCGGCTCTAGTCCTGGCAAGATTAATTGATGCACCTCTTCGACCAGCGCATTGCGCACCAACAAAAGATTTCCATGCCAACCATGCGCATCCCCGACATCGTCCATTGGAACCGCAATCAGCCCTAGATCACGGCGAATTCTGTCCAAATCGAGCAACCCTTTGCGGCTGCCAAACCGTGTGTCCGCCTCTTGGACAGCCAAAATATCTGCGCCAATTTCCGCGATCACGGCCGCTGTGCGGGCCAGATCACGGCGCCGGTCAGTGCCAACACCTTTGTGGATGTTGTAAGATGCCACAGATAGGTCGAGCGACGCGGACATGGCAAGCGTCTAAAGCTGAACCCTGCGGAGCCGCAGGGCGTTGGTGATGACCGACACCGACGACAGGCTCATTGCCGCCGCAGCAATCATGGGTGACAGCAGGGTGCCAAAGAACGGGTACAGCACGCCTGCAGCAACTGGAATGCCGATGGCGTTGTAGGCAAAGGCGAAAAACAGGTTCTGTTTGATATTGCGCACGGTCGCAGCAGCCAGCGTGCGGGCACGCACGATGCCCATCAGATCGCCGCCGAGCAACGTCAGCCCCGCACTTTCTACAGCCACGTCAGCGCCAGTGCCCATCGCAATGCCCACGTCGGCAACTGCCAGCGCGGGCGCGTCGTTCACACCGTCACCTGCCATCGCGACCTTGCAGCCCTCGGCTTGCAGTTGTTCAACCAGTGCACGTTTATCGTCGGGCAGAACCCCAGCCCGCACCTCGTCAATTCCCAAAGCGTCGGCGACTGCCTTGGCGGTCCGTTCGTTATCCCCCGTGGCCATGATAATGCGCAGGCCTTGCGCGTGCAGCTCCTTGATCGCTGCCGCGGTGCTGTCACGCACCGGATCCGCAACCGCGACGATGCCGATAAGCTCGCCATCAGCTGCCACAAACATTGCAGTCTTTCCAGTGGCACGAAGGGCATCGGCCCGTTCCTCAGCCGTGTCGGTTTTCAGCCCCAAATCCTGCATCATCGCCGCGTTGCCCAACGCCACCTTGCGACCGCCGACTACGCCTTGAACGCCCTTGCCCGTCACTGACGCAAACTCTTTGATATCCCCAGCCTTAATCCCTTTCACCGATGCACCGGCGACAATCGCTTCGGCCAAAGGGTGCTCCGACCCTTTCTCAAGGGCTGCGGCCAGCGTCAGGATTCCGGCTTCATCTTCTTTCGCCAGGACCACCACATCAGTCAGCGCGGGCTTGCCCATGGTCAGCGTGCCGGTCTTGTCGACGATCAATGTATCGACGCCCGCCATCCGTTCCAGCGCCTCGGCGTCCTTGATCAACACGCCTGCTTGTGCGCCCCGCCCTGCCGCCGTGGTGATGGAGATCGGCGTCGCCAAACCCAAGGCGCAGGGGCATGCGACGATCAGGACAGATACTGCCGCCGTGATCGCATACGCAAGTGCTGGGGTAGGACCCCAGATCATCCAAACCACAAATGACGCCGCAGAAACCGCGAGGACCACCGGAACAAACACCGCAGCGATCTTGTCAGCAACGCCTTGGATCGGTGCGCGCGAGCGTTTGGCGTTCGACACCATGGTGACGATCTGCGCCAACACACTGTCGACCCCAACGCGGCCCGCCGCCATGACGAGCGATCCGTTTTTGTTGATCGTACCCCCTGTCACCGGATCACCAGCCGCCTTTTCCACTGGCATCGCCTCGCCTGTCATCAGGCTTTCATCAACCGAGGATGTGCCTTCGGTAATCACTCCATCTACGGGAACCGCATCACCGGGGCGAACGCGCAGTTTGTCGCCCTCAACGATATCGGCCAGCGGCACGTCAGTTTCGGTACCATCAGATGAGATGCGCCGCGCGGTCTTGGGCGCAAGGTCCATCAGCGCGCGGATCGCGTCGCCGGTACGTTCGCGCGCGCGCAATTCAAGCACTTGTCCAACAAAAACGAGGGCGACGATCACGACCGAGGCCTCAAAATAGGTCCCGACCCCCATACCCATTTGATATGCATCAGGGAACACCCCCGGCAAAAACGTGGCTACGACTGAGTAGCCATAGGCGGCTGCGACCCCGATTGAAATCAACGTCCACATGTTCGGGCTGCGGTTCATGATCGATGCCCCGCCGCGCTGGAAGAACGGCGCCGCCGCCCACAGCACAACGGGCGTGGCCAGTGCAAATTCTAGATAGCCTGCCAATTCATGCCCGATCCAGTCACGCACCGGCAGTCCGATGAGTGCGCCCATGGTCAGGATCATCAAAGGCACAGCGGCGGCAGCGGAAATCCACATTCGCCTAGTGAAGTTCGCCAGTTCAGGCGAGGCTTCGTCCGTCGCAACCACGGGTTCCAGCGTCATTCCACAAATCGGGCAGTTTCCGGACGTATCCTGCAGTATCTGTGAATGCATCGGGCACGTGTATTGCGCAGCCTCGGGCACAGCGTGATTATTGACCGGAACCTGATCGTCAGTATAAGCCGCTGGATCAGCCTTAAATTTGGCTTGGCAATTCTCCGAACAGAAGTAGAAATCTTTGCCTTCAAAAGCCGCAGTCCGGGTGTCCGGTTTCATTGTTACGGTCATCCCGCAGACGGGGTCAACTACCGAGGTCTCGGGCGTCATCGCAGGAACCCTATCCAAGACCGTCATTTCCGCAGATATTTCACAAGCGCTGCGATGGCCAAAAGGGCCAATACCAGCAAAACCCACATCCAAAGACCGCCGGACCCCATCTCATACCCATTCATCATATCATGACCTTTCAAAGTTACTCACTCACGACAAAGCCATCAGTCGTGCATCTTGTCGTTGATGCAGATCAGTGCATTGCCGGCGATCATGGCCGCGAGTCCAAAATGTGATTGGCGTTCACAACGGCTTTCCAGACTGACGTCAAATGGTAAGCCCCCCGAAAACTAGTAGCGTTCAAAAGTAGAATTTTCTCGGCAGAATGCCTGAGGAGATTTCTTGGTGAAACGGCACGATATAGCGACTCACAGTCCCCGGCAGAGAGTGCTGGCGGCGGAGACTGATCCGAGGCCTTTTGTAAGACGGAATGTCCTGACTTCGGCGAGCCATCAATACTCCAAAACTGCATTGCAAGATCTCCGCTTTAACGGTCAGGCGGCGTCCAATCTTTCTCCACTCCCGCATTTTGGTGACGCAATCGCAAAGCAAGACCGATCGATCGATCGAAACACCGATGGCTATCGGCAGGTCAGCCGTTTTGGGACCCCGACATGGGCCGATTGTAAACATCGCGGAACGAGACGTTCCTCCTGGCTGGATTACTGTGTCCTGACCCTTGGAACATACCCAAATCACTCGTTTCGTGTAGCAAGGATCATCCGAGGCTAACATCCATCAGTATCTGATCAAAGAACGCACTGTAGAGATGTTTCCAATATGTCAGCCTACGCACTTTTTTCGCCAACGGCACCCCGTCGTTCAAAGGACCAAGAACATGCCCATTCATCACGTCGATCTTAGCGATCAGTCCAGCCTGCTGGACATCTATGCAACTAAAGCCTCTCAGGACAGCCTTCCAAAATACAAATTGCCGAAAGGCCGCACAGAACCACGCGCTGCCTATGCTCTGGTCCGGGACGAGCTGATGCTCGACGGCAACTCGCGCCAGAACCTAGCGACTTTCTGCACGACTTGGGTAGAGGATGAGGTGAAGCAGCTGATGGCGGATGCGGTCGACAAAAACATGATCGACAAGGACGAATACCCCCAGACCGCCGAGATCGAAAACCGCTGCGTTCATATTCTCGCTGACCTCTGGAATGCCGAGAAATCGCGCGAAACAGTGGGCTGCTCGACCACCGGCTCAAGTGAGGCGGCAATGCTTGGCGGATTGGCGTTCAAGTGGCAGTGGCGCAAGCGCCGGGAGGCAGAGGGTAAGGATGCGAGCAAGCCGAACATCGTGACCGGTCCGGTGCAGATCTGCTGGAAAAAGTTTGCCCGCTATTTCGATGTCGAGATCCGTGAAGTGCCGCTTGAAGGCGATGCTTTAGGGATCACGCCAGAAGATCTGCGCGCGCATTGTGACGAGAACACGATCGGTGTTGTCGCGACGCTGGGTGTGACCTTTACTGGGATCTACGAACCCGTCGAGGCGCTGGCGAAAGAACTGGATGCGATCCAGAAGGATCTCGGGTTCGATATTCCGATCCACGTGGACGCCGCTTCTGGTGGTTTCATCGCGCCGTTCATCCAACGCGACCTCGTCTGGGATTTCAGAATCAAACGGGTCCGGTCGATCAACGCTTCGGGTCACAAGTATGGTCTCGCACCGCTCGGCGTCGGCTGGGTAATCTGGTCTTCAAAAGAAGACCTGCCGGAAGACTTGATCTTCCATGTCGACTACCTAGGCGGCGACATGCCAACCTTCGCGCTGAACTTCTCCCGGCCTGGCGGTGAGATCATAGCACAATATTACAACTTCCTGCGGCTCGGACATGACGGCTACACAGCCGTCCAGCAAGCCTGTTCTGATACGGCAAAATGGCTGGGCGTGGAATTGGCAAAGCTTGGTCCCTTCGAGATGGTCTACGATGGCATCGGCGGCCTGCCCGCTGTCGCCTACAAGCTAACGGACACTGATCATGGTTTCACGCTTTATGATCTGTCCGAACGCGTGCGGATGCGGGGCTGGCAGATCGCGTCCTATCCGCTGCCGTCGAACCGACAGGATACCGTGGTCCAGCGTATATTAATCCGTCACGGGGTCAGTCGCGATCTGGCAGAGCTTCTCCTCGATGACATCATACGTGCGATCGACCATCTTAAAAAGAACCCGGTTCCAAACTCTGTCGCAAAGCCTAGCTTCCATCATGCGTGATACATCGCAGAACGACAAAACGCTACGGGCCGTCGCCGTTTCTGGCGCGGGCCTGCTCCTTTCCGCTGAGCAGGCGGTGGCACAGACAGACGTGACCCACGATGCGGATGGAGTGATCGGGCAGGTCTTCGATACGATAAAGCCCGTTACCGAGGCAGGGTTTCACGGCTTTTTCCAGCTTCTGGACAATCAACCCATCGCGTTCATCCTGCTCGCGCTGGCGCTGGGAACGCTAATCGGGAAGTTCAGCTTCAAGACCATCTCGCTTGGCTCCACGGCAGGCACACTGCTGGTCGGGGTTTTGCTTTCGATGATAGCCGAGGCGGCCTATGGCATCACCTATTCCATCCCGGGCATCCTGTCGTCTTTCATGCTCTTGTTGTTTATGTATGCACTTGGTCTGAAGGTTGGCCCACAGTTCTTTTCCGGCCTTCGAAAGGGCGGTTTGGCGTTTCTCGCAATCGGTTTCATCGTGTTCAGCCTCAACTGGGCCATCTGTTTCTTCGGGGCGATGCTTGTCGGACTTGCGCCGGGCTATGCGACCGGCCTGATTTCGGGCAGCTACACGATCACGGCGATCCTCGGGGTTGGTCAGGGTGCGCTGGCCAGCGGTGCTTACGTTCCGCCCGTTGGCACATCCGTCGAGCAGGTCGGTGCCAACATGGCCGCTGCCTATGCGATCAGCTATGTCCTGTCGACTGTGTTGACTATTCTGCTTATCCGGTATCTGCCGCGCATCTTCGGTTATGACGCTGTAGCCGAGGCAAAACTGGCTGAAGCAGATTTCAGCGGTGGGGCGAATGATCCGGTGCCCGGTGCTCCGGGTGCATTGACCATGGGTTTTACGACTGTTGGCGTCCGCGCGTTTGCCGTCACTCACAAAAGCTTTATTGGCCGGACCCTGTCGCAACTCGTCGAAGATTTTCCCGAAGTGCCGATTTTGCGCGTGGTGCGCGACGGCAAGATAATGGAGATGGCGAAAGAGCTTGTTGTGCAAAAGGACGACATTGTCACTGTGCGAGCAGATGTGCACGATTTGATCGAGAAAGAAGGCAAACTGATCGGTCCGGAATCTGATAGCCCGCTGGCGCGAAACGTCCCCGTAGAGGTCGCCGATGTGCATATCGGGTCGCATAAGATATCCGGAAAAAGCCTGTCAGATCTCGGTGCGGCGCTGGCTGGTGGCGTAACCGTACAGGCGCTATTCAGGGCGGGTAATGAGCTGCCTCTCGGTCCGGATACGGATGTAAGATTTGGCGATGTGGTGCGCCTGAACGGGCCGGATGCCGCCATTCAAAGGGCGGCTACGCTGCTGGGCGGGACGCCTGTTTTGTTCACGATGAAGTCAGAGGTTCTCTACCTCGCTCTCGCCATGTTGGTCGGGTATCTCGTGGGTGTCATTACTGTCACAATTTCGGGCATCCCCTTTGCGTTCGGAACATCCGCAGGGGTGATCATGGCGGGCGTTGGCGTCAGCTATTTTCGCAGCCGCAATCCTAATTTCGGCGGTCCCGTGAACGAGGGGGCGCGTAGTTTCCTGCAGGACTTTGGCCTGAATGCCTTTGTCGCAGTCTTATCGGCCAATGTCGGCCCCAAGGTCATTTCTGCCCTTGGCGGCGATACGATCCTGTGGCTTGCGCTGATAGGTATTGCAGGGGCGCTCATACCGCCACTGGTCGCCTTCTGGGTCGGGATAAAGGTCTTCGGTCTCAACGCGATCATCTCCGATGGTGCCGCAACAGGCGGGCGTAACAGCACACCAAGTCTGAACGCAATCATGGAAGAGTCCAAGAGTTCGGTCGCCGCTGTACCTTATCCGGTAGCCTATGCGTTCACGACAGTTCTGGCGCTGATCGGGGGGTATTTCTCGATGATCTTGTCCTGACGATCCAGCGCGCCGACCTCCTCAAACGGGGCTCGGGTGATTTCATTCCGTAACATGAGAAAATAGAGGTGATGACATGACCCAAGATAGAACACCAAAACCCGACAACTCCGACCACGCCCTTGGTGCCAAAGGTACCATATCGCAAGCCGGACGTTCAGGTGGGCGTTTGCCGCGCGACATCGGCACGCAGGATGAACTGAAGCGGGCCAACGAACGCCCCGCCGGCAAAACCCGCGTCAAGAAATCTGACGAAAACGGCGGGCACTCGGGGTAACTGCAAAGGCGGAAGACGTGGTGAATACAACTTGCAGGATGCGGGCATACCACTTTCGAACGCGGCGCCCATGTGCGCCAGCGCCGCTTCTCCGTCAAAGCATGAGGTAGGCGAACAGGTCGATGTCCGAGTGGTGCCAGGTGTGTCCCGTGGCGACATGGGGTAGTGACAAGTGGATGTCATCTGAAACGTATCGACGACGTCATCGGCCCGCACACCTGAAGGGATGCAACGACGACATTTTGAGAACCCTGATGTGGGTCAATTAGAGCGCCACCCGCCCACGGTGTCAGCGATAGACAATCCCGCTGACGGTGTTGATCTCTTGCCCTGTTATGTAAGCAGAACCCGGTCCAGCTACGTAAGAAACTAGTGCGGCAACTTCGTCCGGTGTCTGTGCGGGTCCTTAGGCTATTTCGCCCAGGTAATTGTCGTGGGTCTCGCCGATGGGCGCACCGGTCACTTCAGAAAACCGCTTGTCGATCTCGACCAACATGTCTGTCCCGACGATGCCGGGGCAGTAGCGCCAATTTTCCATTGAGTGTAATTGGAGAATTCATTTTCTTTTGCTAACTGAGCGAGTGAGCCGTGGTCGCCTAACGCTAATTGATCGGAAAAGAGGCTCCTTGGGGCTAACGCGGTTCAGCAGCCGATCGCGGAGCTTACTTTAAGCGAAGACCCAGAACGAAAGCTGTTTCCTTGACCAACCCGCAGATCCTGATTTTCGCAATTCTCGCTGCCATGATGGGGCTGTTCCTGTGGGGGCGGCTTCGCCATGACGTGGTCGCGTTAGCGGCCCTTATGGCCTGCGTCATATTAGGGTTGGTTCCGTCAGGCGCGGCTTTTGCAGGCTTCGGCCATCCGGCGGTGATTACAGTGGCCTGTGTGCTGGTGCTCAGTCAGGGGTTGCGCAACACCGGCGCCGTAGATTGGCTGGCGCGCAGCATCCTGCCGCGCGATGCCGGACGGATCACGACCATGCTCGCGCTAATAGGGCTGGGTGCAGCACTGTCGGGTTTTATGAACAACGTCGGCGCGATGGCGCTTTTGATGCCAATCGCAGTGCAGTTGTCGGACCGGCTGGATCTGACGCCCGGACAGATTTTGATGCCGCTCGCCTTCGGGACTATTCTGGGGGGCATGACCACGCTCGTTGGCACGCCACCGAACCTGATCGTTTCGGGCTTTCGGGAAGAGGCGGGGCTTGGGCAATTCGCCATGTTCGATTTTGCCCCTGTGGGATTTGCGGTTGCAACCTTGGGCGTTCTTTTCGTCGCACTCATTGGTTGGCGTCTGGTGCCTGCACGCAAATCTGCCGCTGGCGCCAGTTTTGACACTGGCACCTATCTGACCGAGGTGCGCGTTCCTGCGAAGGGAAAGGCTGTCGGCCTGACCATGCGCGGCTTTGAAGCCGAGATCGAGGACAGCGGCGCACAGATCGTCGGTCTGGTGCGTAACGAGGTGCGTATGACCGCGCCGCATGGCGCGCGCCGCATCCACGCCGGTGATGTTCTGGTGCTGCAGGCCGATGTCGACGCCTTGACCGAAGCGCTGTCAGTCTTCGGCATCGAGCTTGAGGCGCAGAAAGCAGCCTCGGCTAGTAAAGACGAAACGGCAGATGATGCGTCCGAAAAGACATCGAAAGCGGCCAAAGCGGAAGCCGCCATCAAAGAGGCTGACAAGGTCGAGGACATCGACGAGAGCGATGAGCGTGACGAGGATATCATCCTGCGAGAACTCGCCATTCTGCCAGGTGCTACCATCGTCGGGCGTTCGGCGAGCGATCTGCGGTTGCGCACGCGCTACGGGCTCAATCTGCTTGCCGTATCGCGCGAAGGACGCCAACCACAAGCGCGGCTTCGCAAGCTAAAGCTGAAATCCGGCGATCTGCTGCTGATGCAGGGTCCGGCCGAGATGATGGCCGAATTCATCAACGATACGGGCTGCGTGCCGCTGGGTGAGCGCGAGCTGCGCATCCCCGACAAGCGCATGGCGATTATTGCGGGGGCGATCATGCTGGGGGCTATCGGTATTGTAACGCTGGGCCTGCTGCCTGCACCCGTGGGCTTTGCGCTTGGGGTACTGGCCTCGATGCTCTTGCGCACGGTCCCTCTAAGGAAAATCTATACGGCGATTGACTGGCCGATTATCGTTCTGCTGGCGGCACTGATCCCGGTTGCGGGCGCGATGCAGACGACCGGGGCTGCCGATCTGCTGGCGCGGTTTCTGGTTGAGACCATCGCGCAAGGTAACCCTATCGCCGCGTTGGCTGTCATTCTGATCACCACAATGTTCCTGTCAGACGTGATGAACAACGCCGCCACCGCCGCCATCCTGTGCCCCATCGCCCTCGGCATTGCCGCCACACTTGGCGTCAATCCGGACAGTTTCCTGATGGCCGTCGCGATTGGCGCGTCGTGCGCCTTTCTCACGCCAATCGGACATCAGAACAACACCTTGATCCTTGGCCCCGGTGGGTTCCAGTTCGGTGACTACTGGCGGTTGGGACTTCTGGTCGAGGTCATCGTGGTCGCCGTCAGTCTGCCACTTTTGTTGATCGTCTGGCCATTGTAAATCTGCATGGGTAAATCCGCAGGGACACGCCTCACACGATCAATTGACCGATGACAGCAAGATCCGGCAGGTCCAAGCCGGTCCTCACCGCCGCCCTCGCAGGTTGTCTATCACACCCTGCGCCCATGTCTTTGCGCTTTCCAATGTGTGGCTTTCTTCGATCATGCCCCGCAGAGCGCTAATTTGCTGATCGAACAACCCATTTTTGCGCAAATCAGCGGTGTCTTCATCTGGCCCAAGCGGCAGGATATTCTCAAGGTAGGTTCCCCCCAGAAGGCGGCGGAGGAGTCCTTCGCCCAAAAACGCCTCATCGTTGTTCAGTGTCCGCGTTGCCCTTAACAGACGGCGGATATCATACTGGCCCGGATGGATATCGGGTACCTGCTTCTTGAGACCAAGCAGGCTGTAGACGCCGATGCGCGCTGTGCGTACCGAGCTTTCCAGAGTGAACACCACATCGTTGTGGGTTTCCACAAACTGACCGAGACAGGCAAGGTTGGTGGACCCTTCCGGCACGGCCCATGGACGGTCGCCGCGGGCCCGTGGCATGAATTGTGCGGTGATATATGGCATCAGCGCGGTGCGAACTTTAGTGGCCGCGATCACCTCGTCTACCTGATCAATAAGGCCAAGGTGGAAACACAGCTCGGTCAGTATTTCGCTGCCGGTGCAGTCCGGCATCGGCTTTCTGACGTAGTCGCCGGGCTGATCCATAAGCAACGCATAGACCCAGGGTACTATGACATCATCTGGCTGATCCAGGAAATGCGGTTGGCGGTTGATCGTAAAGCTCATCAACCAGGCGGAATCGGTGATTGTGACAATGCCACCCGTGACCGTTTTGCCGGAATAGGGATCGTTGACCGACAGCTCTTTCAGCTTGTCCATCAGCGGTGATGGCTTGCAGGTCAGCGTGGCAGATTCCCAAGTTGACCTCGGCACATCACCACAGAATTTATCTGGCCGTCCAAAGGCGGGCGATTTCCGGGCGAGGTTTTTCCACAACCGCCAGCTTGCGCCAACACCCGGGTCCGGCACGTTCACTCTAAGCTTCGGGGCCGTATCATTATCCCCAAAGGCCGTGTCCTCTACGATGGACCCGATGGTCACGAAGACCAGATCCTTCGCACCAACTGTTATCGTCTTTTCGCCGCTGCCCGTGTGGCACTGAATTGCCGTTGTGGTCCGGGTTTCAACGTCGCTGTCCATCTCGACGTCAGACACGACCGTGTCGTATTGGATCTTCACGCCCCGGTCCTTCAGCCACGCCATCAAGGGCACGATAAAGCTGTCGTATTGATTGTATTTGGGAAAGACGAGCGCGGTCATGTCGTTCAGCCCATCCATCAGATGCAGGAACCGATGCATGTACAGCTTCATTTCCAGCACGGAGTGCCATTTTTGAAAAGCAAACATCGTGCACCAGAACATGTAGAAGTTGCTGTTCAAAAAGCCTTCACTAAACCAGTCTTCAACGGTGACGTCGTCAAGGTCTTCCTTTCGGGCAAGGAAAAGCCGCACCAGTTCAAGCTGCTGCAACTTGCTCAGGCCCATGATCGAGGAATCCCTGATCTGGCCCTGTTTTTCCAAAAGTCGGGCCTTCGACAAGTTCTTGTCGGCATCATTCACGATCCGGAATTCGTCGAGCACCGTGAAAGGCTTGGGAAGCTCCAAAGCCGGTATCTCCGAGAAAACATCCCAGAAGTTCTGATAGGTCATCTCCATCTCGCGACCGCCGCGCACGACATAGCCATCCTCGGCATTGCCAGCCCCATCAAGCGCACCGCCTTCGATCTGCTGGGATTCAAGGATGGTGATGTTCTCGCCGGGCATATGTCCGTCACGGATCAGGAAGAAGGCGGCAGTCAGCCCTCCGATTCCGCTGCCGACAATGTAGGCATGGCGGTCCGCGATGCCTTTCGTCGGAAGCGGGCGATTATTGGTATAACTCCCGTGCAGGTCAGCGGGTGGCAGCAGCGTATCGAGGCCGTTGTGTAAATGCCGGGACGATGCGTCAGGAGCGACTTCCACTGCTTGCGCAGCCATAAGATCGATATGTGTCCGGAGGCGAGAGCTGGCTGTAATTGGAATATCAGGGTGATCCATGGTGGTCTCCTCGTTTAGAAATGAACCGGACCGTTACGTCCAGACGCAGCGGCGATTGCGACCCCGCTTTCGGGCTGACCACATCAAATCGAAATAGACCGGAGCGCACACTGATCTGGATCACTCTGTGCGCCGCCTGGGATGATCTGCGGCTTGGCTTAAAGCACCCGCTCAGTTTCTCAAAATGTGCCCTCGTCACAGACGTTGAATGGTTACGGCGCGGATCGAAAGTCATGGGACCGCTCATGCCGGTGGAACTTATGGTATTTCATCTCAGCGACGAAGACGCCGCCACGGCCTGGATCAAAACCTAGGTGTGCGCAGCATCAAAAAGGTCAACCGCTTAGCGTGGTCACAGTCCCATATGACACCCCTAAACAACGGAAGGCTGTAAGGATTTCAGCAGTCGCAACTTCTTGCTCATACTGCCCCCACTTCAGTGCAACTCAATCTGGCCGC encodes the following:
- a CDS encoding oleate hydratase, whose amino-acid sequence is MDHPDIPITASSRLRTHIDLMAAQAVEVAPDASSRHLHNGLDTLLPPADLHGSYTNNRPLPTKGIADRHAYIVGSGIGGLTAAFFLIRDGHMPGENITILESQQIEGGALDGAGNAEDGYVVRGGREMEMTYQNFWDVFSEIPALELPKPFTVLDEFRIVNDADKNLSKARLLEKQGQIRDSSIMGLSKLQQLELVRLFLARKEDLDDVTVEDWFSEGFLNSNFYMFWCTMFAFQKWHSVLEMKLYMHRFLHLMDGLNDMTALVFPKYNQYDSFIVPLMAWLKDRGVKIQYDTVVSDVEMDSDVETRTTTAIQCHTGSGEKTITVGAKDLVFVTIGSIVEDTAFGDNDTAPKLRVNVPDPGVGASWRLWKNLARKSPAFGRPDKFCGDVPRSTWESATLTCKPSPLMDKLKELSVNDPYSGKTVTGGIVTITDSAWLMSFTINRQPHFLDQPDDVIVPWVYALLMDQPGDYVRKPMPDCTGSEILTELCFHLGLIDQVDEVIAATKVRTALMPYITAQFMPRARGDRPWAVPEGSTNLACLGQFVETHNDVVFTLESSVRTARIGVYSLLGLKKQVPDIHPGQYDIRRLLRATRTLNNDEAFLGEGLLRRLLGGTYLENILPLGPDEDTADLRKNGLFDQQISALRGMIEESHTLESAKTWAQGVIDNLRGRR
- a CDS encoding STAS/SEC14 domain-containing protein produces the protein MNRTVTSRRSGDCDPAFGLTTSNRNRPERTLIWITLCAAWDDLRLGLKHPLSFSKCALVTDVEWLRRGSKVMGPLMPVELMVFHLSDEDAATAWIKT